Proteins encoded within one genomic window of Saccharomyces mikatae IFO 1815 strain IFO1815 genome assembly, chromosome: 15:
- the REV1 gene encoding deoxycytidyl transferase (similar to Saccharomyces cerevisiae REV1 (YOR346W); ancestral locus Anc_7.46) produces MGEYEGFEDLLDSEFEFSVKNETPDGKKCYTETGVTDSHLTSKTGALNSRSFLSTLSDDSLIEYVNQLSQTNKKNHSLTTGTPRFTIEKAGCDNLHADLGSSKDSPIAHRVIETQENGDDNEDIKKNALYTRETYFQDKAQAQNLQDQILRDQYKDRTSSQSNKIFKNCVIYINGYTKPGRLQLHEMIVLHGGMFLHYLSAKKTVTHIVASNLPLRKRIEFANYKVVTPEWITDSIKKERLAPWQNYSLTAKFDEQQKKIDNCKTVNSIPSPSKASIDRKPAHVDAALLPVEQPSLTEFPNLESKKIVACDDPNFLASYFAHSRLHHLSEWKANLKNKFLNENINKYTKVTNSDTYTIFHIDFDCFFATVAYLCRSACFSACDFKKDPIVVCHGTKNSDIASCNYVARSFGIKNGMWVSQAEKMLPKGIKLTSLPYNFEQFQSKSEIFYNTLKKMNLFNLILPISIDEVVCVRVITDEIHNIKKPNAKVCEEIRQNIFQETNGCTVSIGCSDSLVLARLALRMAKPNGYNITFKSDIPEKFWSNFKLDDLPGVGHSILSRLESTFNNPHSLDDLKKRYTLDTLKANVGSKLGMKIHLALQGQDDEESLKILFEPEKVLQRKSLSIDINWGIRFENITQVDVFIERGCRYLLKKLNEINKTTSQISLKLMRRCKDAPIEPPKYMGMGRCESFSRGSRLGIPTDEFGIIATEMKSLYRSLGCPPKELRGLALQFNKLVDVSSDNQLKLRLPFKTIVTNKAFEDLPEDVKNDINNEFDKRNYVRSGSGLNSNSLSAKKRSTFLRKSNVNDLPSTMEEQFMNELPTQVRAEVRHDLRIQKKIQQTKLGNLQEKIKRREENMKNEKNHFMGRNSIFQPTKFQNLTRFKEICQLVTQWVTETLGDGGPHEKDVKLFVKYLIKLCDSNRVHLVLYLSNLISRELNLRAFSNQDHSGFQTWERILLNDIIPLLNRNKHTFQTVRKLDMDFEI; encoded by the coding sequence ATGGGTGAATACGAAGGTTTTGAAGATCTATTGGATAGCGAGTTCGAATTTTCTGTAAAGAATGAAACACCagatggaaaaaaatgctatACTGAAACTGGTGTTACTGATTCGCACttaacttcaaaaactgGCGCCTTGAATTCGAGGTCTTTTCTATCTACGTTAAGCGATGATTCGTTGATTGAATATGTCAATCAACTGTCCcaaactaataaaaaaaatcacagTCTAACAACTGGTACCCCCAGATTTACCATTGAGAAGGCTGGCTGTGATAACTTACATGCTGATCTTGGTAGTAGCAAAGATTCACCCATTGCTCATCGAGTTATCGAAACTCAAGAAAATGGTGACgataatgaagatattaaaaaaaatgctctCTATACCAGAGAGACCTATTTCCAGGACAAAGCGCAAGCGCAGAACCTGCAAGACCAAATATTAAGAGATCAGTATAAAGATCGAACTTCTAGTCAAAGCAATAagatattcaaaaattgtgTCATCTATATAAATGGCTACACGAAGCCTGGAAGGTTGCAACTACATGAGATGATAGTTTTACATGGCGGAATGTTTTTGCACTACTTGTCtgcaaagaaaacagtTACTCACATAGTAGCTTCCAATTTACCACTAAGGAAAAGGATTGAGTTTGCAAATTACAAAGTAGTTACTCCAGAATGGATAACAGATAgtatcaaaaaagaaaggttAGCGCCTTGGCAAAATTACTCGTTAACAGCcaaatttgatgaacagcaaaaaaaaatagataaTTGTAAAACGGTGAATTCCATACCATCTCCATCAAAGGCCAGCATAGATAGAAAACCCGCACATGTTGATGCGGCATTACTGCCAGTAGAACAGCCATCATTAACAGAATTTCCTAATTTGGAGTCAAAAAAGATAGTCGCTTGCGATGATCCGAATTTTCTTGCTTCATATTTTGCTCATTCAAGGTTACACCATCTCTCTGAATGGAAAGCCAACCTGAAAAATAAGTTTCTGAATGAAAACATTAACAAGTATACCAAGGTTACCAATAGCGATACATATACTATTTTCCATATTGATTTTGACTGTTTTTTCGCAACTGTCGCATACTTATGCAGAAGTGCTTGTTTCTCCGCATgtgatttcaaaaaagatcCTATAGTGGTGTGTCATGGTACTAAAAACTCAGATATAGCGAGTTGCAACTATGTGGCAAGGTCATTCGGAATTAAAAATGGGATGTGGGTATCTCAAGCAGAGAAAATGTTGCCAAAGGGAATCAAACTAACATCTTTACCGTACAACTTTGAACAGTTTCAATCAAAATCCGAAATATTCTACAATActctcaaaaaaatgaacctATTTAACTTGATTTTACCCATATCCATTGATGAAGTTGTCTGTGTAAGGGTTATCACAGATGAAATCCACAACATTAAAAAACCAAATGCGAAAGTGTGTGAAGAAATACGCCAAAACATCTTTCAAGAAACGAATGGTTGCACAGTGAGCATTGGATGTTCCGATTCTCTTGTGTTAGCCAGACTTGCTCTCAGAATGGCAAAACCAAATGGTTACAATATTACCTTTAAAAGTGATATACCAGAAAAATTCTGGTCTAATTTCAAACTGGATGATCTACCTGGGGTCGGGCACTCTATTCTTTCAAGATTAGAATCAACGTTCAACAACCCGCATTCTTTAGATGatctaaaaaaaaggtataCTCTGGATACTTTAAAGGCAAACGTAGGTTCCAAGTTAGGCATGAAGATACATCTCGCATTACAAGGccaagatgatgaagaaagcTTGAAGATACTATTCGAACCCGAAAAAGTCTTACAGAGGAAGTCATTATCAATCGATATCAACTGGGGCATCAGGTTTGAAAATATAACTCAGGTGGATGTATTCATAGAAAGAGGCTGTCGATaccttttgaagaaattgaatgaAATCAACAAAACAACGTCACAAATATCACTAAAACTGATGAGAAGATGTAAAGATGCCCCCATTGAACCTCCGAAGTATATGGGCATGGGAAGATGTGAATCATTCAGTCGTGGTAGTAGATTAGGTATTCCGACAGACGAATTCGGAATCATTGCTACTGAAATGAAAAGCTTATATCGAAGTTTGGGTTGTCCACCAAAGGAATTGAGAGGTCTTGCTTTACAATTTAACAAATTAGTTGATGTTAGTTCGGACAATCAGCTGAAATTGAGGTTACCATTCAAAACAATAGTGACGAATAAAGCATTTGAAGACCTACCAGAAGATGTGAAAAATGACATTAATAATGAGTTtgataaaagaaactaTGTGAGAAGTGGATCTGGATTGAATTCAAATTCATTGAGCGCAAAGAAGAGAAGCActtttttgagaaaatcAAACGTAAATGATCTGCCTAGTACCATGGAAGAACAATTTATGAATGAACTGCCGACTCAGGTTCGAGCAGAAGTAAGGCATGATTTGAGaattcagaaaaaaattcaacagACCAAGCTAGGAAAtttacaagaaaaaataaaaagaagagaagaaaacatgAAGAATGAGAAGAATCATTTCATGGGCCGCAATAGTATCTTTCAACCAACCAAATTTCAGAATTTGACACGATTCAAAGAGATTTGTCAATTAGTGACACAATGGGTCACCGAAACTTTAGGCGACGGGGGGCCACATGAGAAAGATGTTAAATTATTCGTGAAGTATTTAATTAAACTTTGTGACTCTAATAGAGTCCATTTAGTACTTTATTTATCAAATCTTATATCAAGGGAATTGAATCTTCGTGCCTTTTCAAACCAGGATCATTCAGGCTTCCAAACGTGGGAAAGAATCTTACTCAATGATATAATTCCACTGCTAAACAGAAATAAACATACATTTCAAACAGTGCGTAAACTTGACATGgactttgaaatttaa
- the PYK2 gene encoding pyruvate kinase PYK2 (similar to Saccharomyces cerevisiae CDC19 (YAL038W) and PYK2 (YOR347C); ancestral locus Anc_7.45) encodes MPESRLQRLANLKVGIPQQLRRTSIIGTIGPKTNSCEAITSLRKAGLNIIRMNFSHGSYEFHQTVIENAMKSEQQFPGRPLAIALDTKGPEIRTGRTLNDQDFFVLVKHQMIFTTDSKFADTSNDKIMYIDYPNLTKVIVPGRFIYVDDGILSFKVLQIIDDFNLRVQAVNSGYISSRKGVNLPNTDVDLPPLSAKDIKDLQFGVRNGIHMVFASFIRTAQDVLTIRKVLGSEGQDIKIISKIENQQGLDNFDKILEVTDGVMIARGDLGIEILAPEVLAIQKKLIAKCNVVGKPVICATQMLDSMTYNPRPTRAEVSDVGNAVLDGADCVMLSGETAKGDYPVNAVSVMAATALIAESTIAHLALYDDLRDATPKPTSTTETVAAAATAAILEQDGKAIVVLSTTGNTARLLSKYRPSCPIILVTRHARTARIAHLYRGVFPFVYEPARLDDWGEDVHRRLKFGVEMARSFGMVENGDTVVSIQGFRGGVGHSNTLRVSTVGEEF; translated from the coding sequence ATGCCGGAGTCAAGATTGCAAAGACTAGCTAACTTGAAAGTAGGGATACCGCAGCAACTTAGACGGACCTCCATAATAGGTACCATTGGACCCAAGACAAATAGCTGCGAAGCCATCACTTCCCTGAGGAAGGCTGGCCTGAACATCATTCGAATGAATTTCTCCCATGGCTCCTACGAATTCCATCAAACTGTAATCGAGAATGCTATGAAATCAGAACAGCAATTCCCTGGAAGACCGCTCGCCATTGCCTTGGACACTAAGGGTCCCGAGATTAGAACAGGTCGCACCTTGAATGATCAGGACTTCTTTGTTCTCGTAAAACACCAAATGATCTTTACTACCGACTCAAAGTTTGCTGATACCTCCAATGATAAAATCATGTATATAGACTACCCCAACTTGACAAAAGTTATTGTTCCAGGAAGGTTTATTTACGTCGATGACGGTATTCTCTCTTTTAaggttcttcaaatcattgACGATTTCAATTTAAGGGTTCAAGCGGTAAACTCAGGTTATATCTCATCCCGTAAAGGTGTCAATTTGCCCAATACAGATGTTGATTTACCCCCTTTGTCCGCAAAGGATATAAAAGACTTGCAATTTGGAGTGCGCAATGGGATTCACATGGTGTTTGCCTCCTTCATAAGAACTGCCCAGGACGTTTTGACTATCAGGAAGGTATTGGGTTCTGAAGGGCAAGATATTAAGATTATTTCCAAGATAGAAAACCAGCAGGGATTAGATAATTTCGATAAAATCCTGGAGGTCACAGATGGTGTTATGATAGCAAGAGGCGATTTAGGAATTGAGATCTTGGCACCTGAAGTGTTGgcaattcaaaaaaaactcattGCAAAATGTAATGTAGTAGGCAAACCTGTCATATGTGCAACACAAATGCTAGATTCAATGACCTACAACCCAAGACCGACAAGGGCTGAGGTGTCAGATGTGGGGAACGCTGTACTGGACGGTGCAGATTGTGTTATGCTATCTGGAGAAACGGCAAAGGGAGATTATCCGGTGAATGCCGTTAGTGTTATGGCGGCAACCGCACTCATTGCAGAAAGTACCATCGCGCATTTGGCTCTTTATGATGATCTTAGAGATGCCACCCCTAAGCCTACCTCCACTACAGAAACTGTGGCAGCAGCAGCCACGGCAGCAATTTTGGAACAAGATGGTAAGGCCATCGTTGTATTATCCACTACAGGGAACACAGCAAGGCTGTTATCGAAATATCGACCAAGTTGTCCTATCATACTGGTAACGAGACATGCAAGAACGGCAAGAATTGCACATTTGTACAGGGGTGTTTTCCCATTTGTCTATGAACCAGCCCGTTTAGACGACTGGGGTGAAGACGTTCATAGGCGCCTAAAGTTTGGCGTTGAAATGGCGAGGTCTTTTGGAATGGTGGAGAACGGCGATACTGTCGTTTCCATCCAAGGCTTTAGAGGAGGCGTTGGTCATTCCAACACATTACGTGTTTCTACTGTTGGTGAAGAATTCTAG
- the TYE7 gene encoding Tye7p (similar to Saccharomyces cerevisiae TYE7 (YOR344C); ancestral locus Anc_7.47) → MNSILDRNVRSSETTLVKPESEFDNWLSDENDGTSHMNSNKDSSSVLSASSSTWFEPLENIISSASSSSIGSPIEDHFISSSNEQSALFPTDQFFSNPSSYSHSPEIGTSIKREEDDNALSLADFEPASLQLMPNMMNNDDNTSLKNEIELNDSFIKTGLDTKETKKRAPRKRLTPFQKQAHNKIEKRYRININTKIARLQQIIPWVASEQTAFEVGDSVKKQDDDGTEAAVATPLPATAATSTKLNKSMILEKAVDYILYLQNNERLYEMEVQRLKSEISTLKQDQD, encoded by the coding sequence ATGAACTCTATTTTAGACAGGAATGTTAGATCTAGCGAAACTACTTTAGTTAAACCTGAATCTGAGTTTGACAATTGGTTGTCGGATGAAAATGACGGGACTAGTCATATGAATTCCAACAAGGACTCTTCATCTGTCCTTTCtgcatcttcttctacatGGTTTGAACCATTGGAAAACATCATCTCTTCTGCATCTAGTTCCTCGATAGGGTCTCCCATCGAGGACCACTTTATCTCTTCTAGTAACGAGCAATCTGCTCTTTTCCCAACCGATCAGTTTTTCAGTAATCCTTCCTCATACTCACATTCACCTGAGATTGGCACCTCgataaaaagagaagaggACGACAATGCTCTTTCGCTGGCTGATTTCGAGCCAGCTTCGTTGCAATTGATGCCTAACATGATgaacaatgatgataataccTCACTTAAGAACGAAATCGAACTAAACGATTCATTCATAAAAACAGGCCTGGATACTaaggaaacaaaaaagagagctccaagaaaaagactTACGCCGTTCCAAAAACAAGCTCACAACAAAATCGAAAAGCGTTACAGAATAAACATCAACACAAAAATTGCTAGATTGCAGCAAATAATTCCATGGGTAGCAAGTGAACAAACAGCTTTCGAAGTGGGTGATTCTGTTAAAAAGCAGGATGACGACGGCACTGAAGCTGCTGTCGCCACTCCCCTTCCAGCAACTGCTGCCACAAGCACGAAACTGAATAAAAGCATGATTTTGGAGAAAGCTGTTGACTATATTCTATATCTGCAAAATAACGAACGACTATACGAGATGGAAGTTCAAAGGTTAAAGAGTGAAATCAGCACTTTGAAACAAGACCAAGATTAA
- the SMKI15G4720 gene encoding uncharacterized protein (similar to Saccharomyces cerevisiae YAL037W and YOR342C; ancestral locus Anc_7.48), translating to MTILEQLNDTNTPQRLDNHIFFGSIHSLTHTDFLLENNIKFFINVDISTEILSHIYHEVRSNMADEIVIVNIDNDSQIPTDNDLISSYHWQNTSLLQQLIHNLDFLSGVNNNGEPLTPPPESHYRNAYVQFDHSNDSVSTLDKLLYGNKSEYTRTNIFQVANEAKFQVFNDLITIFKYSIIQSENTDSNILILSENGSCDENLISLLMSNVLKANPTFNVYQALQFVKSIATIPETVRDEKILWATGFINYQELIKKNEMYWGLGSQKGLRLTSFASPISNVERKQRRRDDSNIIRSKLPQRKQNSFCSTERPKRARCD from the coding sequence ATGACTATCCTAGAGCAGCTTAATGACACAAACACTCCCCAGAGGTTAGACAATCATATATTTTTCGGTTCCATCCATTCCCTAACGCATACGGATTTTCTACTCGAAAACAACATTAAGTTTTTCATAAACGTTGATATATCGACCGAAATACTATCACATATCTATCATGAAGTTCGCTCCAACATGGCCGATGAAATAGTGATTGTGAACATTGATAATGATTCTCAAATACCAACAGATAACGATTTAATAAGCTCCTACCATTGGCAGAATACTTCACTTTTACAACAATTGATCCATAATCTCGATTTCCTTAGCGGTgttaataataatggtGAACCACTTACTCCACCACCAGAATCTCATTACCGAAACGCATACGTTCAGTTCGACCATTCCAATGACTCAGTGTCAACACTAGATAAGCTTCTGTATGGCAACAAGTCCGAATATACTCGcacaaatatttttcaagtggCCAACGAAGCCAAATTCCAAGTCTTTAACGATCTAATTacaattttcaaatactcTATTATTCAAAGCGAGAATACTGACAGTAATATACTTATTCTTTCAGAGAATGGTAGTTGCGATGAAAACTTGATAAGTCTACTGATGTCTAATGTTTTAAAAGCAAATCCGACTTTCAATGTTTATCAGGCTCTGCAGTTCGTAAAATCTATTGCAACAATTCCTGAGACGGTAAGAGATGAGAAAATTTTATGGGCCACAGGATTCATCAACTATCAAgaactaataaaaaaaaatgaaatgtaTTGGGGGTTAGGTTCACAAAAGGGTCTCAGACTTACATCTTTTGCCTCCCCGATATCTAATgtggaaagaaaacaaagaagacGTGACGACTCCAACATCATTCGATCAAAACTGCCACAACGGAAACAAAACTCCTTCTGCTCTACAGAGAGGCCTAAAAGGGCTCGCTGTGATTAG